One segment of Pleomorphomonas sp. PLEO DNA contains the following:
- the kdpB gene encoding potassium-transporting ATPase subunit KdpB, which produces MSKSISASLLDARILLPAIGGAFRKLDPRSLIRNPVMFVVAVVSALTTVLLIKDFITGNGHLGFSFQIVVWLWFTVLFANFAEAVAEGRGKAQADALRRTRTETQAKLLTGSDGKAYRTVPGHSLKVGDVVLVEAGDIIPSDGEVIEGVASVNEAAITGESAPVIRESGGDRSAVTGGTEVLSDWIRVRITAAAGSTFIDRMIALVEGAERQKTPNEIALNILLAGMTLIFVLATVTIPSFASYAGGSIPVVVLVALFVTLIPTTIGALLSAIGIAGMDRLVRFNVLAMSGRAVEAAGDVDTLLLDKTGTITLGNRQATAFHPLNGVTPEALADASQLASLADETPEGRSIVVLAKEKYGLRGREMESLHATFVPFTAQTRMSGVDYDGLSIRKGAVEAILAQADPAAATALREARSIADGIAKTGGTPLAVMRNGQLLGVVELKDIVKGGIRERFAELRRMGIRTVMITGDNPMTAAAIAAEAGVDDFLAQATPEDKLNLIRAEQAKGKLVAMCGDGTNDAPALAQSDVGVAMNTGTVAAREAGNMVDLDSDPTKLIEIVEIGKQLLMTRGALTTFSIANDVAKYFAIIPAMFLAFYPQLGVLNVMGLATPQSAILSAIIFNALIIVALIPLALRGVRYRPVGAGALLTRNLLIYGLGGIIVPFIGIKAIDLAVTALGLV; this is translated from the coding sequence ATGAGCAAGTCAATATCCGCGAGCCTTCTCGATGCTCGCATCCTGTTGCCGGCGATCGGCGGAGCCTTCCGCAAGCTCGATCCGCGCAGCCTGATCCGCAATCCGGTCATGTTCGTCGTCGCGGTCGTCTCGGCACTGACCACAGTCCTTCTCATCAAGGATTTCATCACAGGTAACGGGCATCTCGGCTTTTCCTTCCAGATCGTCGTCTGGCTCTGGTTCACCGTGCTGTTCGCAAACTTTGCCGAAGCGGTCGCTGAAGGCCGTGGCAAGGCGCAGGCCGACGCGCTGCGCCGTACCCGCACCGAAACGCAGGCCAAGCTACTGACCGGCTCCGACGGCAAGGCCTATCGCACGGTTCCCGGTCATAGCCTCAAGGTCGGCGACGTCGTGCTCGTCGAGGCGGGAGACATCATCCCCTCTGACGGCGAAGTGATCGAGGGTGTCGCCTCGGTCAATGAGGCGGCGATCACCGGTGAATCCGCCCCGGTCATCCGCGAATCCGGCGGCGATCGTTCCGCCGTTACCGGTGGCACCGAAGTGCTCTCCGACTGGATCCGCGTCCGCATCACGGCGGCCGCCGGCTCCACCTTCATCGATCGCATGATCGCACTTGTTGAAGGCGCCGAGCGGCAGAAGACGCCCAACGAGATCGCGCTGAACATCCTTCTGGCCGGCATGACGCTGATCTTCGTGCTGGCGACCGTCACCATACCAAGTTTCGCCAGCTATGCCGGTGGCTCCATCCCGGTGGTCGTTTTGGTCGCCCTGTTCGTGACGCTGATCCCCACCACCATCGGCGCGCTTCTGTCGGCCATCGGTATAGCCGGCATGGATCGCCTGGTCCGCTTCAACGTGCTGGCCATGTCCGGCCGCGCGGTCGAGGCAGCCGGGGATGTCGATACGCTGTTGCTCGACAAGACCGGCACCATCACGCTCGGCAACCGCCAAGCCACAGCTTTCCATCCGTTGAACGGCGTCACTCCCGAGGCCCTCGCCGATGCGTCGCAACTCGCCTCGCTGGCCGACGAGACACCCGAGGGTCGATCCATCGTCGTGCTCGCCAAGGAGAAATACGGCCTGCGCGGCCGGGAGATGGAAAGCCTGCACGCCACCTTCGTTCCCTTCACCGCCCAGACGCGAATGAGCGGCGTCGACTACGACGGTCTCAGCATCCGCAAGGGCGCCGTCGAGGCCATTCTCGCTCAAGCCGATCCGGCCGCGGCGACGGCACTGCGCGAGGCGCGGTCGATCGCCGACGGCATCGCCAAGACAGGCGGCACACCACTGGCGGTGATGAGAAACGGCCAACTGCTTGGCGTCGTCGAGCTCAAGGACATCGTCAAGGGAGGCATCCGCGAACGCTTTGCCGAGTTGCGCCGCATGGGCATCCGCACGGTGATGATTACCGGCGACAACCCCATGACAGCCGCCGCCATCGCCGCCGAGGCCGGTGTCGACGATTTCCTCGCTCAGGCGACTCCCGAGGATAAGTTGAACCTCATCCGTGCCGAACAGGCCAAGGGCAAGCTGGTGGCCATGTGCGGCGACGGCACCAACGACGCGCCGGCTCTCGCCCAGTCGGACGTCGGCGTCGCCATGAACACCGGCACCGTCGCCGCCCGCGAAGCCGGCAACATGGTGGACCTCGACAGCGACCCAACCAAGCTCATCGAGATCGTCGAGATCGGCAAGCAACTGCTGATGACGCGCGGCGCCCTCACCACCTTCTCGATCGCCAACGACGTGGCCAAGTATTTTGCCATCATCCCCGCGATGTTCCTCGCCTTTTACCCCCAGCTCGGCGTCTTGAACGTGATGGGTCTTGCAACCCCGCAAAGCGCCATCCTCTCGGCGATCATCTTCAATGCCCTGATCATTGTGGCGCTGATCCCGCTGGCGCTGAGAGGCGTCCGTTACCGGCCAGTCGGCGCCGGTGCGCTGCTCACGCGCAACCTCCTGATTTACGGCCTCGGTGGCATCATCGTGCCCTTCATCGGCATCAAGGCGATCGATCTCGCCGTCACCGCCCTCGGCCTCGTTTGA
- the kdpA gene encoding potassium-transporting ATPase subunit KdpA, with amino-acid sequence MTINGWIQILLFCGVVILLIKPLGGYMTAVFAGDRTPLSSVLGPIERGLYRFAGTSEREEQHWTVYAVSMLLFNLLGFLLLYAVLRLQGWLPLNPTGMASVPPELAFNTAASFVTNTNWQNYGGESTMSYLSQMLGLTVQNFLSAATGIALAMALIRGFARKSARTVGNFWVDMTRSTLYVLLPISIVMTLVFVGLGMPQTLGASIDATTLEGAKQTIAIGPVASQVAIKMLGTNGGGFFNANAAHPFENPDAIANFIQMVSIFAIGAALTNVFGRMVGNQKQGWAIFAAMGTLFLIGVVVCYWAEAAGNPLVHALGINGGNMEGKETRFGTALSALFAVITTAASCGAVNAMHDSFTALGGMVPMINMMLGEIIVGGVGAGFYGILMFIVIAIFVAGLMVGRTPEYLGKKIEAKEVKMAMLAVLCLPLAMLGFAAVAVVLPTGVSSIANAGPHGFSEILYAYTSAAANNGSAFGGLTGNTSWYNITLGLAMLMGRFLVIIPALAIAGSVAAKKTVPESAGTFPTDGGLFVGLLVGVIVIVGGLTFFPALALGPVVEHLAIAAGQTF; translated from the coding sequence CGGTACCAGCGAACGGGAGGAACAGCACTGGACCGTCTATGCGGTGTCCATGCTGCTGTTCAACCTCCTCGGCTTCCTGCTGCTCTATGCGGTACTGCGCCTTCAGGGCTGGCTGCCACTCAATCCGACGGGCATGGCGAGCGTACCGCCGGAGCTTGCCTTCAATACGGCCGCCAGTTTCGTGACCAACACCAACTGGCAGAACTACGGCGGCGAAAGCACTATGTCGTATCTGAGCCAGATGCTGGGGCTGACGGTCCAGAACTTCCTGTCAGCGGCCACTGGCATTGCGCTGGCCATGGCGCTGATCCGAGGCTTTGCCCGGAAATCAGCCCGCACGGTGGGTAATTTCTGGGTCGATATGACGCGCAGCACCCTCTACGTACTGCTGCCGATCTCAATCGTGATGACGCTTGTCTTCGTCGGTCTCGGCATGCCGCAGACGCTCGGCGCCTCTATCGACGCGACGACACTGGAAGGCGCAAAGCAAACCATCGCGATCGGCCCGGTCGCTTCCCAGGTCGCCATCAAGATGCTTGGCACCAATGGCGGCGGCTTCTTCAACGCCAACGCCGCCCACCCCTTCGAGAACCCTGATGCCATAGCCAACTTCATCCAGATGGTGTCGATCTTCGCGATCGGCGCGGCCCTGACCAACGTGTTCGGCCGCATGGTCGGCAATCAGAAGCAGGGTTGGGCTATTTTCGCCGCCATGGGCACGCTGTTTCTCATCGGCGTCGTCGTTTGCTACTGGGCCGAGGCGGCCGGCAATCCGCTCGTCCATGCTCTCGGCATCAACGGCGGCAATATGGAAGGCAAGGAAACCCGCTTCGGTACCGCACTGTCGGCTCTCTTCGCCGTCATCACCACCGCGGCCTCCTGCGGTGCGGTCAACGCCATGCACGATAGCTTCACGGCTCTCGGCGGCATGGTCCCGATGATCAATATGATGCTCGGCGAAATCATCGTCGGTGGCGTTGGCGCCGGCTTTTACGGCATCCTGATGTTCATCGTCATCGCCATCTTCGTTGCCGGCCTGATGGTTGGCCGCACGCCCGAGTATCTCGGCAAGAAGATCGAGGCGAAGGAAGTAAAGATGGCCATGCTGGCCGTGCTCTGCCTGCCGCTCGCCATGCTCGGTTTTGCCGCCGTGGCTGTGGTGCTGCCGACCGGCGTCTCCTCGATCGCCAATGCCGGACCACACGGCTTCTCGGAGATCCTCTACGCCTACACCTCGGCGGCGGCGAACAACGGCTCGGCCTTCGGCGGTCTCACCGGCAACACGTCCTGGTACAACATCACCCTCGGCCTCGCCATGCTGATGGGCCGCTTCCTGGTCATCATCCCAGCTCTGGCCATTGCCGGCTCGGTCGCCGCCAAGAAGACCGTTCCCGAATCCGCCGGCACCTTTCCCACCGACGGTGGCCTGTTCGTTGGTCTTCTTGTCGGCGTGATCGTCATCGTCGGCGGCCTCACCTTCTTCCCGGCACTGGCACTCGGACCGGTGGTCGAACACCTGGCGATCGCCGCCGGACAGACCTTCTGA